From Dendropsophus ebraccatus isolate aDenEbr1 chromosome 10, aDenEbr1.pat, whole genome shotgun sequence:
tcagtgacagaggcaggatctgagcagacttgaaacggatcccgcctccatcactgactggctgagcgtacctgagacatcacgtctcaggcctgcgtcagacaccaagaagcggccggggaccggagcgccgtgatgcgggacctgcagctggaactggggaggtgagtggacgtagtttccctcagccacctcctccccggtcccagtaaaaaaatgccccccccccctgctggagtacccctttaaccacagaaGGTTCCAGACTATGGTTCTATAACTGTCTTCTCTGTattaacaggtgccagaaagCAAAAGAAAACCAGGAAACCTCTGAAGATCGACCTCATTCTACAGCCGGATTCTAAAGTGCCAGCACCTAAAGAGTGAGGACTTGTATTAAGTTTGTCTTTATTGCTTGGCATATTAACTAATCTTCCCATTCACTGACGGCAAGCAAAGATCTTGACGATGGTGATGAATTGTAACAAgcgatgagtgaacctcaagcatgctcggcaGCCTTAGGACGgcatccgacttcttcagccaccaggaatCAAGGCATTCTCGAGGTTCACCCATCTCTGTATTGCAACTGCCCAGGTCTGTCGATCTGTCTGAGGACAGAAACAATTTTGCTTTGTCCATAATAACCAACGCCACCTAGACGAGAGAGATAGACAAATATGTATATTTGTTGCAACATCTTGAGGGGAAGTGATatgttaaaaaaatctttaatttttttattttttttcaatttcccacCACGTGTGATGTCTCAAATGTTTACGAAATATCACTCCAAACCAGACCACACTTTAAaacttacattaaaggggaactgtcagcaggtaagacagatctaacctgctgatagccccctgtaGCGCCAGGGACTCTGAGGAAGGTATGTCTAttcccttcctcctcagtgctgaTCCCGCGCTGTTAGTCTGGGTAAACTGCACTCTGGAGCGCtgccaccccttctaatgataatgaatggacaTGGCAGGCTGGATGACACAGCGGTTCTCCAGAGtggagtttaccctgactaacagcatgggactggcgcagaggaggaaggtaagatattATACCTTCCTCAGCATCTCCAACGCTATAAggtgctatcagcaggttagattcctctaacctttTGGTAGTTCCCCTTTGAGGCTGATAAGTTTGGCGCTGGCATAGATGACGTGCGACTGGGAAAAATGTCAAAACTCTATTCAGACACAGACCATGAAATATTCTCCCAAAAACTCGTTCATAAGTGTCTGGTTGGTGGGGTCTAAATgcttaaaccccccacaagctGAGACAATAGGATCCTCTTGTTCCATGGGGGAATAAAGCAGCAGTTGAATATGCTTGCTGGCGCTCCATTTTCCTCCTATGGAACTGACAGCCAAGCACGTACTCTCATAGCAAGTAAATAGAATGATAGTGCTTATGTTTGACCCCCACTCTAATCACTGAGGACAAAGgacccaccccctttcccattgggATCTCAGAGGTTGGACCCCACTGATTAGTTgcttatcacctatcctgtgggtaggtGAGGTATGAAAACCTCTGGATAATCCTTTTTAAATGAATATTAAGTTATGTGTAAGCGTCTTTCCCTCATTGTCCACTAGATGgctgtgtcagataatctgttaccATACTATGGGTTTCGAATAATTTGAGAGGCTGAACAACCCTGGCACATTTTGCTGGTCACTTGGGTCATGTTAATAGGAAAGTGTTTCTCACTGGAGCTTCCTGCAAATTTCATTGGGGAAGACTCAAAAGTTCACTATTCCTCGATACTAGATATAAGCAGAGGTGGGTGCCTATGGCTACGTCCTGCCATATTTAGTCCATTTAAAGTAGCAAGTTTACATATAAGGGACACAGGAGACAAGGCTTCTGGTAAGCATAGAAACCAAAAGGACTGATCACATCTGTATATTAATGTAGCTGTACAGCAGGGGGGTGGGAGTGAAAGACATGAATTATTAATAAAGCAAGGCCCACTCTAATGAAATGTTGTAAAGAATCCTTCCTGCATAGTAGCTGACTGGTTTGCTGTGATACGATTGACAATTGTTAGGGTCTATTGTAAGTAAAGCTGACCAGGCATGTAGTGGTTTGGGCATCAGCTAATGAAAGcataagaaaaaaaactgcactgATCTTCTCTGATTTATTTCTGTCTGCAATCCATCAGCTTTTCCAGGGCAGGAAGCCATggtgttcgttttttttttttttttttttttttcctgcctagCTGCATCTTTGACGAGAGATGTTGTCTGCCAGGAGGGATATAGATCATCCGCTATagtgacagcacaggatgatgtaGTGCTGCTGTGTTACTGACGTCCTCCGTCCCCTCTCAGCATTTTATCTCACCAGGTGCCCAATGCTAAGAAGTTGAAAAGGAAACGAGAATTGGAGAAGAAGCTGCAAAAGAAGGGAATTCTGCCCCGTACAGACAGACTCCTCCTGGCACAGAAAGAGGCACCCAGTCCAGCACCTAAAGAGGAGGCCAACAATAACCCCAACCGAGGCTTCTATGACCTGTGGGGGGAGAAAAGTATGTGGGGCCGGTATTTGTTATAGATAAGCGCTGCTGGAGCGTGCTCTAGTCCAATCGTTTGGCTTTtgtgaagttgaatgcagccctagggagtcctgaaaacatggatttggcctatggctgtatgtgttttccaggactccctaggggccCGGTCACACTGCAGAATCCTCATGGATaagttacatgtcaattcttagggcggatggcagaattcgactgaccatagaatggagcctatgggaccccCAGATTTTTAAGTGGGACCATGCACAGAATCCGCCGGAGCTTATCCacatggattccgtagtgtgacctGGCCCtagcgctgcatccaacttcatctacctgtattcaaatgctgaatgatccgacatgagcatgctccagctgcactcatctctagtaattatgtAATGCAAAGACCTGACTCCTTGACGCTTGTCACACATTAAATCCCTCCTTTTTATTACAGATCCCTTAGATTCTGCGGTTGAAGGAAAAGACCAGTGGTATCTAGAGCAGACCAAGAAGAGTCGTGTAAAGGTGAGTCTGTGACTGAACGCTGAATGTAGTGCAAGTCCTCTGTTCCTGCTGGAAATCTCTGAATACACTTACAGCTATGTATAACGTGCACGATACTGAATACTACCTTGGGCACCTTAGCCTCTCATAAAGGGGAATTAGCCAGTTCTTCTCTACACTGGCTTTTTTTCcgtaaaagaaaatataaatgATAGCATATCCTCAGCAGCTTTGTATGAAGGGGCGTCTTGATAAATAAGAATTGTGTTCATGCAGCAGGTTGACCTAACCACGTATATGTCATCCTCAGCGTCCTGAAAGACTAAACAAAAAACCATCAGAGCTTCCAGCTGTTGAAGTAGCTGCTCCCGGAGCCTCCTACAATCCAACTTTTGACTCCCATCAGGTCAGTGACTCTAATATTCCTCAGACTGTCTTCTATCTGTGTACATGGAGTGGTGTACTTGCCACATACCAAGCCTTTTTTCCTGATTCCTGCATGTATTCTCAATGGGGAGAAAGCCACTGCCAGGCACATCTGTGACTTATCTCCCTGAGAACTAAAGGAAACTTCATGTTGAACTCCAAAGTCCCCCAGAATCTATCATTGAGGGAGACTTTGGATGCCTCTATACATATGAGATGGCTGACCCTGCCAAAATAGTTAGTTTTTGGTTGCCTTTACTGTGTGTATAGTCACAAAAGTTTGGTGTACACATCAATGTCTGTTCAGCTGTTTCTGGTGTAGTCAATTACTCTACTTAGGACTCTGCATTTACTCTATTGTCTGTCTTGTGTAAAGATTTTCTGTTATACAATGTGACTTTCGcttccaggatctgctgctggaAGCCCATATAGTTGAGGTGAAGAAGCTGAAAGAGGAGAAAAAGCTAGAGAGACAGCTGAAACGTCCCTCCAAGGATGAAGCTCCCACAGAGGTCAGTGTCCCCTTATACCTACTATACAGGAGTTCTGTATGTTGGCATTAACCCCTCATAGATGAAGAGAATTTtcagttctgcattttttttgtcACTTTCTAACAGCAATacttttttatttcacatttattaTGCAGTGCGACTGACATGTTAGTTAGATTTCTGTATGTATTGCACTGATCTGTGAGATACAAGAACTGCATGCTTGTGGCATGGAAGGCCTCTGGATGCCATTGTATATAATTCATTGTGACATCTAAAGGGTAAAACTCCTTGGATTGGACTAAAGTTCAATACCAGCAGTGTTGCCTCTATTACCTGCTGCATTTGTAATGGGCTAAGCTCACTCCTTATGCAGCTGCTATAAAAAGAGTATGGGCCATCacgtaggggttaaaggggtattctcatctcaactgatataattaaaggggttatccagtgttagggaACTTTTTATACAATGCTTCCCTGCTGGAGAGCatgataaacatgttatgcttacctctccatgctcctcagTGTCCCCTGTTATCTGTAGCTGCAGTCTCTTCCAAGACttttgtctcgggagtgacagcctgctcaacaaGTCACTGACCTAGACTGGACAGTGCCGCAGCCTCTCCTTCCTGAGAGGAGAATGTTTTGTAAGTGTCGGGAGCTGCAGTTagctggggacacaggagatgccgCAACAGCACAACGGGGAATTGCAGATATATTCTCCAgcagggcagcagtatatacaaaATTAATTTAGTCATTTAGCTGCTGCCTCCTGATATGCCTgatcttttcctcccattgttgacagacaGTTGTACAGCTTACCAGCCACCACTCTAAAAACATTGGTCTGGCTGGTGTCCATATAGCTGTACTGTTGATGTATAgctagtgtgtgtatacacactacACCTACACTAGATATATAAACAGCCAGCCCACTGCTTTTAGAGGGGAGTGGTGGTCGGGAACAAAAACGAGAGGTCCACAATGGGAAGTAAAAACATATTTGGCAATGGAGACAAGTTGGTatgtgtttgcaaaaatatttatctcGATGAACCCTACAAGTATAatggttgagatgagaatacccctgtTATGCTTGTATGGTAACATAGTACATCCACATTTCAGCATCAAATTTTAGGTTCTGTAGGCACAGAAGAACCCTGTATTATGTAACTTAGACCTGTCCATTGTTAATGCTGCTTTGTCTTCCCTCTGACAGGAGAGCCAGCTGCGGGAGCTGGTGGAGGGTTTAGTGGAGGAGTCCGATGATAACGCTTCAGGAGGCGAAGGGGAGCACGAGGAGCAAATGACGACGTCCCTAcaccagagagagaggaagacagAACGGCAgaggaagaaggaaaaagaaGCCAAAAGCATGGTGAGATAGTCTTGTGTCCCCAT
This genomic window contains:
- the NOP53 gene encoding ribosome biogenesis protein NOP53; this encodes MAAATSSGGVERSDDFLGFTPFSKCGEKSKTPKRKRVNRNKKKNWKKHSDVRDVEEFMDDVRLQERTVGGLLAERADEHLFFMDTGNKKKGARKQKKTRKPLKIDLILQPDSKVPAPKDILSHQVPNAKKLKRKRELEKKLQKKGILPRTDRLLLAQKEAPSPAPKEEANNNPNRGFYDLWGEKNPLDSAVEGKDQWYLEQTKKSRVKRPERLNKKPSELPAVEVAAPGASYNPTFDSHQDLLLEAHIVEVKKLKEEKKLERQLKRPSKDEAPTEESQLRELVEGLVEESDDNASGGEGEHEEQMTTSLHQRERKTERQRKKEKEAKSMKNRLEAEKSERLRRQSLFQLKSIQTSLKSRQEELLRRKKLREEKRKAKALQPKRLGRLKYQEPDIDILLSEELTDSLRKLKPEGNVTKDRFKSFQKRNLIEPRERAKFKRKLKVKYVEKRAFREISA